The segment CCagagccttaccaaacacccacaccaacccctaccaaagccttaccaaacacccacacaacaacccctaccaaagccttaccaaacacccacaacaaccccTACCagagccttaccaaacacccccacaacaacctctcccaaagccttaccaaacacccccACAACAACcgctaccaaagccttaccaaacacccccACAACAACcgctaccaaagccttaccaaacacccccACAACAacccctaccaaagccttaccaaacacccccACAATAACCTCtcccaaagccttaccaaacacacacaacaacctctactataGCCTCACCAAATGCATGTGAGCctcgaagtgtttgagaatacagACCTTAATTAAATCTCTCATATACACTTCCATTACGCTAACTTTGATATGGAGAAGATGGAGAAACACAGACATGGAGGTTGAAAAGGGGTTATAGAAGAGGTTTGTCAGTGGGAAATGTGTTTAGAGATATCTGGGTAGGGGTATGGATTGCCCTGGGTTGGTTTGAAGTGTGTTATGTATGTAAATCTTCTTGTGGTTAGTGTAGACAGAAAATTCACgttagttttatataatttaaacCATATATGTCAAACTCGCATCCGTTCATCTCCGGTCATATCCATTTCTCATACATAACACAGGTAAttcttatctctcattctctgcctTCAAGTATGCGTGGATGGACGGCGAGGCAAGACTTAACACGTATTAATCCTGTAACGTACAAGGTGGGTGTTGATAAtaccatacatatatatatatatagcctaatAAGGTCTCGTTCACACTGCCgattctgggccacgacaacccaaggaattttaggcccccttcacactccGGCGATCGTTCCCAGACCTCTTCCCGAACATGTACGAACCTTTCACATCatcatttcacacccaagacctcgtgtgtCCTgctgagtcgctgggttgtcgtggcccagagacgGCACTGTGTGAAGGGGGGTCGTTGATGAGAGTGTGCCAGAGATCCTCCGCCCGCTACCCTCGTACCTAACTGCCAATCTCTATACACATAACTTTCCTCAAACCAACATAGGACAAGTTAAACCCCTCCCAGACTGTATTCCTTGTACAATCTCTAATACAGTCAAGCTAAAAACTGGCCTTGCATTTTGAACTGGGGGATGAGAACTTGTTTGAAcgttagagacagacagagagagagaaagatatcgCAAACCAACCTCTATGACACGTAACAGTCTTCAACCCCCCACAGGACAAGTTAAACCCCTTACCAGATGTCTATTTCAACCTTGTACAATCTCTAATACAGTCAAGCTAAAAACTGGCCTTGCATTTTGAACTGGGGGATGAGAACTTGTTTGAAcgttagagacagacagagagagagaaagatatcgCAAACCTCTCTATAACACGTAACAGTCTTCAACCCCCCACAGGACACGTTAAACCCCTTCCCAGATGTTTAGCATAACCCCATTTCCTCACCTATAAACCCCATTCTAAGACCCATTTCCAAACCccatctctgtgtgtgtctctccccatctcccccatgTCATATTTCAACCTGTGTTTCAACCTGTGTTTCAACCTGTGTTTCAACCTGTGTTTCCTGTACGCCGAAATGGTTTTGTGCACAAGGTTTTCAGTAGAGATGTGCCCatagtatcggtatcggcaaaTTCGGCCTTTATTTATGGTATCGGTATCGGGAAGGTGAAAATGTGGCCGACACTCCGATATTTTTCTGGGTTATTTCTTATGTGACAAGATTTTTTTACTGTCAACCTTCAGGGCCATCCAATTATATCCATTCCCGAAGTCCCTTATTGATAATGTTAAAACACAAGTAATTACGTCTCACCTTGTCtcaggtaaacaggtaaacaaCTACTtaggacaggtgaggaggaggaggaggaggaggaggaggaaaatagaatcTCAAGGGAACTATATACTTTTATAATCATACAGATATGAAACCAAAATTTTAAGATATCGGTCTCGGTATCGGCAAAATACTGATCATTTGTTAATATCGGGGTATCGGTATGGGCTGAGAAGTGAGCATTGGAATCGGCAAAATATCGTCCATTTGTTAGTATCGGGGTATCGTTATCGGTTGTAAAGAGAGTATCGGTATCTGCAAAATATCGGGCACTTGTTAGTAtcggggtatcggtatcggctgaaaAGTGAGTATAGGTATCGGCAAAATATTGTCCATTTGTTAGTATCGGAGTATCGGTATGGGCTAGAAAAAGGAGTATCGGTATCTGCAAAATATCGTCCGTTTGTTAGTATCGGAGTATCGTTATCAGCTAAAAaatgagtatcggtatcggcaaaaTATCGGGCAATCGCTAGTAtcggggtatcggtatcggttgaAAAATTAGTATTGGTATCGTCAAAATATCGGCCATTTGTTAGTATCGGAGTATCGGTATGGGCTGAAAAGAGAGTACGGTATCGGCAAAATATCGGGGACTTGTTAGTATCGGGGTATCGGTATCAGCTGAAGCGTGAGCATCGGGTAtcggggtatcggtatcggccaACATCGGGGTATCGGCACATTCCTAGTTTGCATTTCTGCGTTCGTCTTCACCCAAAAAACATGGATATTCAATTTTGACCTTTCTCGTTGACCAAGAAGTGTTTGTTGACCAAGGGAAAAGAGATTAGGTTAAGATGTATTCATTAATTTCCTGTGttagtcttaaaaaaaaaattaaacatggATATTCAATTTTGACCTTCCTCCTCGTTGACCAAGAAGTGTTTGTTGACCAAGGGAAAAGACATTAGGTCAAAACGTTTTCATTAATTTCCTGTGttagtcttaaaaaaaaaaattaaacatggATACTCAATTTTGACCTTCCTCCTCGTTGACCAAGAAGTGTTTGTTGACCAAGGGAAAAGACATTAGGTCAAAACGTTTTCATTAATTTCCTGTGTTagtcttaaaaaaataaaaataaaacatggaTATTCAATTTTGACCTTTCTCCTCGTTGGCCAAGAAGTGTTTGTTGACCACGGGAAAAGAGATTAGGTCAAGACTCAATTCATCTCGACTGCTTCAAAACATTCTCCCTCAAACACCAACAAAACATTGACCgtctctcctgtttttttcccattctctctctctctctctctctctctctctctctctctctctctctctctctctctctctctttaaaaaataacaagaataggCTATATTTTCTCCGTCTCTCCTCactaatgtataaaaaaaagcttattattattttttaggagcaATATAGCGAtaggttttgtttttttcgttactAAGATTggtttatgatgtttttttttttacatgggtGATTTGTGTCCCTCTTCGCTGACCAAGTAAAGAGATTATACCAGTGTTAAGTTGACCAGGTTTAAGGATTTGACCTGTGTTTGTCCTTCcgtgtctctctcgctctctctcacacacacacacacacaagcacccccccactacacacacacacacacacacacacacacaccctcaacacacacaaagAGATATGATATAATACTTTCTTTGTCTCCTCAGTGACCTAAAAATATACCCGGCCATCCTAAGATATCCCAGTCTGGCTTTGTCCCCAAGATAACCCTCGGGATCCATACGCCATATGACTCGTCCGAAtacatatagttaaaacaaaTACCCTTATCCTATACATATATCCTACCCAAGTGATCCTAATACCCACCCTTATACCCATATGCCCCTTATTCTAGAGTAGGTAATTTTAGAGTATTTTACCCATATGCAAGAATTTGAATATAGagtttgtgtgtgagtgcgtgtgtaggAAGGGatctgtgtgtgttgggggatgccgtgtgtgtgcgtgtgcgtgtgcgtgtgtgtgtgtgtgtgtgtgtaggtaggaaaatagaggcgaaggaaggaaaaatatggaaaaaaaaagaagaggaggaaaaggaagaagatgatagagagaaagttaataaatatatctagagagagagagagagagagagagagagagagagagagagagagagagagagagagagagagagagaatgaaggaaagaaaggaaggaaggaaggagggaaagaagaggaaagaagaggaaaatttgaaggaaggaaggaaggaaggaaggaaaaagaacaacgaggaaagagaggaaggaaggaaagaaaggaaggaaggaaggaaggaaggaaggaaactagaaacgaaggagaagagaaggaaagaagggaaattaggaggaaagaaagagggagggaaggaaggaaggaaggaaagaaggaagggtggaggaaaggtaaggagagaaggagggaaagaaggaaggaaggaaggaaggaaggaagggaagaaagggaggaaagaaggaaggaaggaaggaaggaagagaggaaagaaggaaggaaggaaggaaggaaggagggaaagaaaggaaggaaggaaggaaaacaaagatagagagagaggaaggaaggaaggaaggaaggaagaagggaaggaaggaaggaaagaaagaaagaaagagatagagaaacttACCTTCAAaacacgtaaatatatataaaaagaaagagagagagagagaaagagagcgagagagagatagagagagagagagataaatatgtTTCCAGCACTGAGTCACGATGgaaactgactctctctctctctctctctctctctctctctctcacctgctcaAGCCACGCCCCTTTTTCCATATGGTcacgcctcctactcctcctcttcttcttctcttcctccttcttcttcttcgtcttccttcttcctcctcctctttccttccttccttccttcatatttgttcttcttcttcttctttttcttcttcttcttattattattttcttgatactaacagagagagagagagagagagagagagagagagagagagagagagagagagagagagagagagagagagagagagagagagagaggggtaagggtcattgagagagagagagagaggagggagagggagaaagggaggatggagaaaaggaaaggggggtgaagtgctctctctctctctctctctcttagaaaaaaggaaggggggtgaagtgctctctgtctctctctctctctctcttacatgatCACgtgcaggcaggtgtgtgtgtgtgtgtacgtgtgtgtgtgtgtgtgtgtgtgtacgtgcgtgtgtgcgtcgCTCATTATAATTTGTTTGTTCCTGTTTGTTCTTATGTTTGTATTACCGtcatgagatagagagagagagagagagagagagagtctctctctctctctctctctctctctctctctctctctctctctcttctttcctcatatctctctttctcttctttcctcctctctctctctctctctctctctctctagtctttcctcctctctctctctctctctctctctctctctctctctctctctctctctctctctctctctctcttcaaggggTAACTTTATAaacgcaatattttttttctttttttatttacttttttctcattatttttttacataataaGAATAATATTTAAATTCCTCACCAGATAGAGTtagtaggagtagaagtagtgctctctctctctctctctctctctctctctctctctctctctctcacacggcaTACCAAACTTAACTAATTTGAAAAACTCCCTAAAatctattaactctctctctcactatctttctttctctctctttcacacatatacaactttctctctctctctctctctctctctctcattttctctcccattctcgctctttctttctctctttcacacacacaattttctttctctctctatctcactctctctctctctctcactctctctactttttatccttctttccttcactagtttcctccttctccttctcctccttcttgcctccatccttatccttctccccatccttcttGTCCTTATCcccatccttcttctcccccttcttatcctccttctccttcccttccttcttctccgcgTCTGTGTTGGCCAGCTTGTTGTTGATGAGGTTGTGGAGCGCGATGATTGAGCGGATCAGGGAGGCGAGGTAGACTACAAGCATCTGGTCATTGGTCTTGACGTAGAGGGACTTGATCAGGGGAGGGTTGGTCACGTCCGGGAGCAGGTTGAACATGTCCTGTGAGGGGTGGAGagggtggggttaggttaggttaggttagggaagttGAGGGGAGTAAGTAAAAGGGGGGTTGTGTGGGGTTAAGTGTGAGGTTGGTTATATCCAGGAGCAGGCTGAACATATCCTGTGGGGGTGGAGagggtggggttaggttaggttaggttagggttggaGTGTGTGAAGGTTGAAGGAGGGGTTAGAATATGGGTTGACATACAAGGACTTGATCAGGGGAGGGTTGGTCACTTCCGGGAGCAGGTTGAACATGTCCTGtggggggtggagagggtggggttaggttagggttgggaTGTGTGAAAGTTAATGGGGGTTAGAATAAGGGTTTGAGGGTTTGTGTAGGGGTGATAGGTTTGCATGAAGGGTTAGCAGTGGGGTAGATGTGTGTTTGGAAGAGGTTGAAAGGGCAGTAAAAAAGGGGGGTTGTGTTGGGTTGGAAGGAGTGTGGTTAGGGGAGGGTTCGGTGGAGGTTGACAGGGGTGAATGTGAGGGTTTTGAGATCTTGGAGGTGAGGTTTGGGAGTttggaaggggtgaaaagggaTTAGTATAGGGGTATGGGAAGCTTGGAAAGGTGTTAGAATAGGGCTTTAAGGAGCTTGAAAGTGGTCTGGAAAGGGGTTTGTGGGGGGGTTGATAGGTCTGGATGAAGGGGTTACATGGGAAGAGAGATGGAGTTGAAAAAGGGGTTCTGAGAGACACTGTGCGTGGAAACTGAGGTTAGGGACATAATGTTTTAGCAGGAAAAGGGTTAACAGAATGTCCGGGGGGTTCAAAGAGGTTTAAGACTCAAGAACAGGAGGGGGTTGAAGGCAAGGAGAGGTTGAAAGGCatttgaagataaagaaaacggttAGCAAAGGGTTAAGGTTTTTCAAGGTATAGAAGAGGTTAGGATGGAGGTTTgagaaggtcacacacacacacacacacacccacgcacctGCAAATGGTATACGATGGTGTGGTTGACGGGCAGCGTGCCGGCCACCACCTGCTGTAGATAGTTGGCAACCTCACTCAGCTGTTTGTGAAGCCCCCGAAGGCCCAGCAGCTGTGTGGTGATGCGCTGACCCAGGGACCCCACCACTGTGTcctgggggggtgaaggggtgaagggggtggttacggtgggtaggaggagggaggaggtgtttTTGGGGGGGTGAGTTATTGTATCatcccatctttttttccttttctttttcttgtataaTTTCATAGTTCCGAATTGAGGATCTTTTATATAatggttgtttttgttatttgttatgATTCTTGTTGTTAAATTGTTCTTCCTCTGTCTAACTTTTCTTGCTTTCattcaactttccttccttctattttccatttcgttccctcttctttctattccttcctcctacaTTTCTTTCTAATTATCCTAtgtctcttctattctttctatctatttctttctcctacgtttcttcccattcttctatctctctcaaacatctattttccttcctccttggcTACTATTGCTcctaagattattattattattattattattattattatttatgttacaAAATCTACTTACTCTCCACGTCCATTCTATATCCTatcaatcaacacacacacacaccttaatatCCCTCAGTAGATGCTCCACCCCaacctcttccgcctcctccgctCCGATCTCGCTAGCCACGTGCTCGAAGGTCTTGGAGGTGGGGGTACCGTCCTGCaaagaggggggtggggtgtgagGGTCCACTGGTGCGAGGGTGCTGGATAGGGCGTCAATGTGCTGGTCATATACTGTAATACTGACCTTAAAATTATGTGTctcaatgaaaaaataaaactaaactTCCAGGGGTTAACTGAAGGTCATATGTGGGTGATTGGGTTCATTTCCCTGTCTATTTCTTTccattatattttcccttctaaTTTTATCCCCTCAACTTAATTTCGTAGTCAATTTTATCGATTATATTTCCCCTTCTAATTTTATCCTGTCAAACTCTTTCCATCTATCTCACCCCCAATACTCCACCTCTCTCtaattcctgttttctctctctttctctctatctaattCCATCTTCATCAGTGTCCATAATTGGTCTAGTTAAtttctgtacatttttttctattacaaTTTTTCTTACTTCTAATTTTATCATCTCATtttgtctccatctctctctaattcctgctttctctctctttctctctatctaattCCATCTTCATCAGTGTCCATAATTGGTCTAGATAAtttctgtacatttttttctattacaaTTTTTCTTACCCTAATTTTACCCTCTCAAtttgtctccatctctctctaattcctgctttctctccctttctctcaaccTAATCCTATCTTCATCAGTGTCCATAATTGATCTAGATAAtttctgtacatttttttctattacaaTTTTTCTTACTCCTAATTTTATCCTCTCATtttgtctccatctctctctaattcctactttctctctctttctctatctaattCCATCTTCATCAGTGTCCATAATTGGTCTAGTTAAtttctgtacatttttttctattacaaCTTTTCTTAATTCTAATTTTATCCTCTCAAtttgtctccatctctctctaattcctgctttctttctctttctctcaacctAATCCTATCTTCATCAGTGTCCATAATTGGTCTAGTTAAtttctgtacatttttttctattacaaTTTTTCTTACCTCTAATTTTATCCTCTCATtttgtctccatctctctctaattcctactttctctctctttctctctatctaatcCTATCTTCATCAGTGTCCATAATTGGTCTAGTTAAtttctgtacatttttttctattacaaTTTTTCTTACTCCTAATTTTATCCTCTCAAtttgtctccatctctctctaattcctactttctctctctttctctcaacctAATGCCATCTTCATCAGTGTCCATAATTGGTCTAGATAATTtctgtacattttttatattacAATTTTTCTTACTCCTAATTTTATCCTCTCATtttgtctccatctctctctaattcctactttttctctctttctctcaacctAATCCTATCTTCATCAGTGTCCATAATTGGTCTAGTTAATTTCTGTACATTTTTTTCCATCACAATTTTTCTTACCCCTAATTTTATCCTCTCATtttgtctccatctctctctaattcctgctttctctctctttctctcaacctAATGCCATCTTCATCAGTGTCCATAATTGGCCTAGTTAAtttctgtacatttttttctattacaaTTTTTCTTACCTCTAATTTTACCCTCTCATtttgtctccatctctctctaatttctactttttctctctttctctcaacctAATCCTATCTTCATCAGTGTCCATAATTGGTCTAGTTAAtttctgtacatttttttctattacaaTTTTTCTTACCTCTAATTTTACCCTCTCATtttgtctccatctctctctaattcctactttttctctctttctctcaacctAATCCTATCTTCATCAGTGTCCATAATTGGTCTAGTTAAtttctgtacatttttttctattacaaTTTTTCTTACCTCTAATTTTATCCTCTCAAtttgtctccatctctctctaattcctacttcctctctctttctctcaacctAATCCTATCTTCATCAGTGTCCATAATTGGTCTAGTTAAtttctgtacatttttttctattacaaTTTTTCTTACCTCTAATTTTATCTTCTCAAtttgtctccatctctctctaattcctactttttctctctttctctcaacctAATCCTATCTTCATCAGTGTCCATAATTGGTCTAGTTAAtttctgtacatttttttctatcaCAATTTTTCTTACCCCTAATTTTATCCTCTCAAtttgtctccatctctctctaattcctgctttctctccctttctctcaaccTAATCCTATCTTCATCAGTGTCCATAATTGGTCTAGTTAATTTCTGTACATTTTTTTCCATCACAATTTTTCTTACCCCTAATTTTACCCTCTCAAGTTCATTTCCCTGTCCACTTTTTccattatattttcccttcctcctaattCTATCCCCTCAAACTCTTTCCATCCACCCCACATCCATACTCACATCATGAACCTCCTCCACGCTGTAGTACGCCTCGGTGGGCAGCCCGATATTGCTGGCGTGGGCGTCGATGATGACCAGCACAGAGGTCCCGCAGTGCCGCCTGACCAGGTCGTTGATGGCGATATCGTTCTGGCACAGCTTAGGCCCAGTGTGGTACCAGCCAACTATCTTTTCACGTGCGTTGACCTGGGGAtggggaagacagggaggggtTAGTTTAGATGGGGGTGAGTTGGGGGAGGTGGGTGAattggggaagaagagaaggaggaggaggaggagagagagtgtagtgataggaagggaaggaaaaggaggagagggtataggaagaagaagggaaggaaaaggaggagagagaatagtgataccttccttccttcctttctttcattctctacttgttcctttccttcccttcccttcctcacccctcacacacacacacacacacacacaccttcattccttccttccttcctttctttctctttttc is part of the Eriocheir sinensis breed Jianghai 21 chromosome 32, ASM2467909v1, whole genome shotgun sequence genome and harbors:
- the LOC127006374 gene encoding 26S proteasome non-ATPase regulatory subunit 7-like isoform X2; translation: MATAATATVTPVPPNSGDGAPVVPVSKVVVHPLVLLSVVDHFTRMTKIGSTRRVVGVLLGSWRARGVLDVSNSYAVPFDEDEKDKTVWFLDHDYLENKYNMFKKVNAREKIVGWYHTGPKLCQNDIAINDLVRRHCGTSVLVIIDAHASNIGLPTEAYYSVEEVHDDGTPTSKTFEHVASEIGAEEAEEVGVEHLLRDIKDTVVGSLGQRITTQLLGLRGLHKQLSEVANYLQQVVAGTLPVNHTIVYHLQDMFNLLPEVTNPPLIKSLYVNPYSNPSFNLHTLQP
- the LOC127006374 gene encoding 26S proteasome non-ATPase regulatory subunit 7-like isoform X1, with translation MATAATATVTPVPPNSGDGAPVVPVSKVVVHPLVLLSVVDHFTRMTKIGSTRRVVGVLLGSWRARGVLDVSNSYAVPFDEDEKDKTVWFLDHDYLENKYNMFKKVNAREKIVGWYHTGPKLCQNDIAINDLVRRHCGTSVLVIIDAHASNIGLPTEAYYSVEEVHDDGTPTSKTFEHVASEIGAEEAEEVGVEHLLRDIKDTVVGSLGQRITTQLLGLRGLHKQLSEVANYLQQVVAGTLPVNHTIVYHLQDMFNLLPDVTNPPLIKSLYVKTNDQMLVVYLASLIRSIIALHNLINNKLANTDAEKKEGKEKEDKKGEKKDGDKDKKDGEKDKDGGKKEEKEKEETSEGKKDKK